The following coding sequences lie in one Bacteroidota bacterium genomic window:
- a CDS encoding serine hydrolase produces the protein MGAAAIMRSDSLIYHGAWGYANIEDSVPADSGTVYRIGSVSKTFTAVMAMQMMEAGLLAPDDKLARFFPQLDGADRITIDHMLRHRSGLFSLTSDSAYTEFYTKAHSRRQLLERIATYRLQFEPGSRMEYSNTNYLLLGWLLEDLSGLSFAELLQRRIAKPLGLKYTFAEAPHHGIAARSYSPEGQAWKLEEATHMSIPGGAGNICSTPQELLVFYHALFSGRLISAQSLAQMTDLQDNFGYGLFFMPFYDLRGYGHTGGIDGFRSVAVYFPESRTGAAICSNALNYNQNEILIAMLSHAFGRKWQLPVFDQIEVSEQVLESYVGTYAADGFPLKLTIRHRNGRLFGQGTGQPEFPFEARSESTFVFDAAGLSITFSDGKLFLRQGGLRLEMSREP, from the coding sequence ATGGGCGCTGCCGCGATCATGCGCTCCGACAGCCTGATTTACCATGGCGCATGGGGCTATGCGAATATTGAGGACAGTGTGCCGGCAGATTCGGGTACGGTTTACCGGATAGGTTCGGTGAGCAAAACGTTCACGGCCGTGATGGCAATGCAGATGATGGAAGCCGGACTTCTGGCGCCCGACGACAAACTGGCAAGGTTTTTTCCGCAGCTGGACGGGGCCGACCGGATTACCATTGATCACATGCTGCGACACCGCTCGGGGCTGTTCAGTCTGACCAGCGACAGCGCCTATACCGAATTTTACACCAAAGCCCATTCCCGCCGGCAGCTGCTCGAACGCATTGCGACTTACCGCCTGCAATTCGAACCGGGAAGCCGGATGGAATACAGCAACACCAATTACCTCCTGCTCGGGTGGCTGCTCGAAGACCTGAGCGGATTATCGTTCGCCGAACTACTCCAGCGTAGGATAGCCAAACCTCTGGGTTTGAAATACACCTTTGCCGAAGCGCCTCACCACGGCATAGCTGCCAGATCGTACAGCCCCGAAGGGCAAGCCTGGAAGCTGGAGGAAGCCACCCACATGAGTATTCCGGGAGGTGCGGGCAACATCTGTTCTACCCCTCAGGAACTTTTGGTTTTTTATCACGCCCTGTTCAGCGGCAGGTTGATAAGCGCACAATCGCTGGCACAAATGACTGATTTGCAGGATAATTTCGGTTATGGCCTGTTTTTCATGCCATTCTACGACCTCCGGGGATATGGCCATACGGGAGGCATCGACGGTTTCAGGTCGGTGGCAGTGTATTTTCCCGAAAGTCGGACAGGGGCTGCCATTTGCAGCAATGCGCTGAATTACAACCAGAACGAAATATTGATTGCCATGCTCAGCCATGCTTTCGGGCGAAAGTGGCAACTGCCGGTTTTTGATCAGATAGAAGTGAGTGAGCAGGTGTTGGAGTCGTACGTCGGGACATACGCTGCCGATGGTTTTCCGCTGAAGCTCACCATCCGCCACCGCAACGGCCGCTTGTTTGGTCAGGGCACGGGCCAGCCTGAGTTTCCATTTGAAGCCAGGTCGGAATCCACCTTTGTGTTCGATGCTGCCGGGCTGAGTATCACTTTCAGCGACGGGAAACTCTTCCTGCGCCAGGGCGGGTTGAGGCTCGAGATGTCGCGCGAACCCTGA
- a CDS encoding TonB-dependent receptor, which yields MSESQANNSTRRKALEINLNPTIFGSFAEIGGGQEVARHFFQAGGASGTVAKTISAYDKRYSDALYCRDKSLKRYVSRERLELMLDTEYAELTGLLAENASPGLRFFAFADTVSTLNFRKDNIAHGWMGVRFQLTEGGRPNQVILHVRLFENDNLLQQNTLGVLGVNLIYACFYYWQRPNAFLQSLLDELDTDRLAITMIHMSGPELSYVDNRLLGVQLVKNGIAPAIMFDRNGQVQEPEDMLYKKNILVFRGSFRPVTYVSVDMLKSSFALFKKDEDYDKHNTLPMCEITLNNLLQEGELDERDFLDRVDLLNEMGQNVMVSNFREFYKLVEYLSQFRIIKMRVVIGIDTFKKVMDPQYYQNLKGGILTALGKLFPDNMKMYIYPALTDDGKTLCTIGMLSFPEQTRYLFEHLRANRLILDIPGCNPRYMHIQAHQVLEKIRTGNPGWKNDVPVFISKRIISRKLFGYSEAGV from the coding sequence ATGTCCGAATCGCAAGCCAACAACAGCACCAGGCGCAAAGCCCTCGAAATCAACCTGAATCCCACCATCTTCGGAAGTTTTGCCGAAATTGGGGGCGGACAGGAAGTGGCCCGGCATTTCTTTCAGGCCGGAGGGGCTTCGGGCACAGTGGCCAAAACCATCTCGGCTTACGACAAACGTTACAGCGACGCACTCTACTGCCGCGATAAATCGCTCAAGCGCTACGTATCGCGCGAACGACTCGAGCTCATGCTCGACACGGAATATGCCGAGCTCACCGGACTGCTCGCCGAAAATGCCTCGCCTGGCCTGCGCTTTTTTGCCTTTGCCGACACCGTTTCCACCCTCAACTTCCGCAAAGACAACATCGCCCACGGCTGGATGGGCGTGCGCTTCCAGCTCACCGAAGGAGGACGCCCCAACCAAGTGATCCTGCATGTGCGCCTGTTCGAAAACGACAATCTGCTGCAGCAGAACACTTTAGGAGTGCTTGGAGTAAACCTCATCTACGCATGTTTCTACTACTGGCAGCGCCCCAACGCCTTCCTTCAGTCGCTGCTCGACGAACTGGACACCGATAGGCTGGCCATCACCATGATCCACATGAGCGGCCCCGAACTCAGCTATGTGGATAACCGGCTGCTCGGGGTGCAGCTGGTGAAAAACGGCATCGCCCCGGCCATCATGTTCGACCGCAACGGGCAGGTGCAGGAGCCTGAAGACATGCTCTATAAAAAAAACATCCTGGTCTTCAGGGGAAGCTTTCGCCCTGTGACCTATGTGAGCGTGGATATGCTCAAGTCGAGTTTTGCCCTTTTCAAAAAAGACGAGGACTACGACAAGCACAACACCCTGCCCATGTGCGAAATAACCCTGAACAACCTGCTTCAGGAAGGCGAACTGGACGAACGTGACTTCCTCGACCGCGTGGACCTGCTCAACGAAATGGGTCAGAATGTGATGGTGTCGAATTTCAGGGAGTTCTACAAGCTGGTGGAATACCTCTCGCAGTTCCGCATTATCAAAATGCGCGTCGTGATTGGCATCGACACCTTCAAAAAGGTCATGGATCCGCAGTACTACCAAAACCTGAAAGGAGGCATCCTCACCGCATTGGGCAAACTCTTCCCCGACAACATGAAGATGTACATCTACCCTGCCCTGACCGACGACGGCAAAACCCTGTGCACCATCGGCATGCTGAGTTTTCCGGAACAAACCAGATACCTCTTCGAACACCTTCGTGCCAACCGCCTGATCCTCGACATCCCCGGATGCAACCCCAGATATATGCACATACAGGCCCATCAGGTGCTCGAGAAAATCCGCACAGGCAACCCAGGCTGGAAAAACGATGTGCCTGTGTTCATCTCCAAACGCATCATCAGCCGTAAGTTATTCGGATACAGCGAAGCTGGCGTCTGA
- a CDS encoding PAS domain S-box protein, whose amino-acid sequence MTSIILIAASMLLRLATFAVVMNYYKDSRHRSAWLLIAAAMVLLALENLFQLLAIAGVSNLAQGQLIPHSAGFAVSVLMLTGTAMINTILKRLAAAERRKESIEKRYRLLFDTTSDLLFVLQTDGQITEVNQATCDRLKMSRQQLLSKRFADIKAGAAAEGVMDHLNDIQKKGYHIFETELLTGQGQRFPVELNCRLVDIDENQHITCIGRSTAQRRELDKKVRIAIIETEERERRRFAKEIHDGLGPLLSTVKLYVNELETTAPGTDEHTEYIGQINHLLNEAIDNARNIANNITPRVLSDYGLQKAIESFAETINSTKLLKINTRFTNIGRNIGATLELMCYRIISELINNTIKHANASTIDIALELRDGKLHLDYRDNGQGFDLQDAIEKGDNHMGVKNIISRVRSLNGVFNFRNTWPGIEIQIILDVQTAGPQS is encoded by the coding sequence ATGACGAGCATCATACTCATTGCGGCCTCCATGCTGCTCCGGCTGGCCACCTTTGCCGTGGTGATGAACTACTACAAAGACTCGCGCCACCGCTCGGCATGGCTGCTCATTGCCGCCGCAATGGTGCTGCTGGCCCTCGAAAACCTGTTTCAACTGCTGGCCATAGCCGGGGTGTCGAACCTGGCTCAAGGACAACTCATCCCCCACTCTGCCGGATTTGCCGTTTCGGTGCTCATGCTCACCGGAACCGCCATGATCAACACCATCCTGAAGCGACTGGCCGCAGCCGAAAGGCGAAAAGAAAGCATCGAAAAACGCTATCGCCTGCTCTTCGACACCACCAGCGACCTGCTTTTTGTGCTCCAGACCGACGGCCAGATTACCGAAGTAAACCAGGCCACTTGCGACCGACTAAAAATGAGCCGCCAGCAACTGCTCTCGAAACGCTTTGCCGACATCAAAGCCGGCGCCGCTGCCGAAGGCGTGATGGACCATCTGAACGACATCCAGAAAAAAGGCTATCACATCTTTGAAACCGAACTGCTTACCGGTCAGGGCCAGCGTTTTCCGGTGGAACTCAACTGCCGGCTTGTGGACATCGACGAAAACCAGCACATCACCTGCATAGGCCGATCCACAGCTCAGCGCCGCGAACTCGACAAAAAAGTACGCATCGCCATCATCGAAACAGAAGAGCGCGAACGCCGGCGCTTTGCCAAAGAAATACACGACGGCCTCGGACCACTGCTCTCCACCGTAAAACTCTATGTAAACGAGCTCGAAACCACCGCACCCGGCACCGACGAACACACCGAATACATCGGCCAGATCAACCACCTGCTCAACGAAGCCATCGACAATGCCCGCAACATAGCCAACAACATTACCCCACGCGTGCTGTCGGACTATGGCCTGCAAAAAGCCATAGAAAGCTTCGCCGAAACCATCAACAGCACCAAACTGCTCAAAATCAACACCAGGTTTACCAACATCGGACGCAACATCGGCGCCACCCTCGAGCTGATGTGCTACCGCATCATCAGCGAGCTGATCAACAACACCATCAAACACGCCAATGCCAGCACCATCGACATCGCGCTCGAGCTGCGCGATGGCAAACTGCATCTCGATTACCGCGACAACGGTCAGGGTTTCGACCTCCAGGATGCCATCGAAAAAGGCGATAACCACATGGGTGTGAAAAATATCATCAGCAGGGTGCGCTCGCTCAACGGTGTATTCAACTTTCGCAATACCTGGCCGGGCATCGAAATCCAGATCATCCTCGATGTGCAAACTGCCGGCCCACAGAGCTAA
- the purN gene encoding phosphoribosylglycinamide formyltransferase codes for MKNLVVFVSGSGTNMENLARYFAASTVARVRLVVCNNPAAGAIARAERLGIPVLMITRADFAQPDLLIEKLRTQQADMLILAGFLWLLPPGLIRAFSGKIVNIHPALLPAYGGKGMYGMRVHEAVIAAGEKQSGITIHYVNEQYDQGEIIFQASLEIPPEESPESLARRIHELEYQYFPRVVESLLTGK; via the coding sequence ATGAAAAACCTTGTGGTCTTTGTTTCGGGCTCAGGCACCAATATGGAGAATCTTGCCCGATATTTTGCAGCTTCCACAGTGGCACGCGTCCGCCTTGTGGTGTGCAACAATCCCGCAGCTGGCGCCATTGCCCGGGCCGAAAGACTTGGCATCCCTGTGCTGATGATCACAAGGGCCGATTTTGCCCAACCTGACCTGCTGATCGAAAAACTGCGAACGCAACAGGCAGATATGTTGATACTTGCAGGTTTTCTGTGGCTGCTGCCTCCCGGTCTCATCCGGGCCTTTAGCGGAAAAATTGTGAACATTCATCCGGCCTTGTTGCCGGCCTATGGTGGCAAGGGGATGTATGGCATGCGCGTGCACGAAGCGGTGATTGCCGCTGGCGAAAAACAATCGGGCATCACCATTCACTACGTAAACGAGCAATACGATCAGGGGGAGATTATTTTTCAGGCGAGCCTGGAAATACCTCCCGAGGAAAGTCCGGAAAGCCTGGCCAGAAGGATTCACGAGCTTGAATATCAGTACTTTCCAAGGGTAGTGGAAAGCCTTCTTACCGGAAAATGA
- a CDS encoding STAS domain-containing protein, translating to MISPGEKIRLSIKEVYHPKIITTLRNYDRATFVSDLTAGLIVGVVALPLAIAFGIASGVSPEQGLITAIIAGFLISLLGGSRVQIGGPTGAFIVIVYGVVQQYGVDGLLVATLMAGLMLIAMGLLRLGSIIKFMPYPIVVGFTSGIAVVIFSSQIRDFLGMNTAEPVPADFIKKWAYYATHLDVINPYALATGLVTILIISFWPRVNKKIPGTLIALLLTTAATAFFDLPVETIGSRFGEIKASIPSPSFPVVDFETFRLLLAPAFTIAMLGAIESLLSAMVADSATGGRHRSNTELIGQGIANVITPLFGGIPATGAIARTMTNIRNGGKTPVAGIVHALTLLMIMLFFGKWARLVPMSTLAGILVVVAYNMSEWRSFKALLGNHKFDVAVLLVTFLLTVLIDLTVAIQFGLLLAVLLFLRRIIETTGVEVIEREILEEGAEPGEEAPRLAVPEGVDVFEVNGPFFFGVASRFEEAERNLTRTPKVRIVRLWRVPFMDATGVNNLRNFVRMNQRKNVVVVLSGANTKVMEALEKGGIINLVGADNVCPDIQAALERARQIVQGS from the coding sequence ATGATATCTCCCGGCGAAAAGATCAGGCTCAGCATTAAAGAGGTATATCATCCAAAAATCATCACAACACTGCGCAATTACGACCGCGCCACATTCGTCAGCGATCTGACCGCAGGATTGATTGTGGGTGTGGTGGCCCTGCCTCTGGCCATTGCCTTTGGTATTGCCTCGGGCGTGAGTCCGGAGCAGGGGCTCATCACAGCCATCATTGCAGGATTTCTCATTTCGCTGCTGGGTGGTTCCCGGGTACAGATAGGTGGCCCCACAGGTGCTTTCATTGTGATTGTTTATGGCGTTGTGCAGCAATACGGAGTGGACGGGCTGCTGGTAGCCACGCTGATGGCCGGATTGATGCTGATAGCCATGGGTTTGCTGCGCCTGGGTTCAATCATCAAGTTCATGCCCTACCCTATCGTAGTGGGTTTTACAAGTGGTATTGCAGTAGTGATCTTCTCGAGCCAGATCCGCGATTTCCTTGGGATGAATACCGCCGAACCTGTGCCTGCCGATTTTATTAAAAAATGGGCCTATTATGCCACACACCTGGATGTGATTAACCCCTATGCCCTGGCCACAGGACTTGTTACGATCCTCATCATATCATTCTGGCCCAGAGTGAACAAAAAAATTCCCGGTACACTGATCGCATTGCTGCTCACCACGGCTGCAACTGCCTTTTTCGATCTGCCTGTGGAGACCATCGGAAGCCGGTTTGGCGAAATCAAAGCCAGCATTCCCTCCCCCTCGTTTCCTGTGGTTGATTTTGAGACTTTCCGGCTTTTGCTGGCCCCTGCATTCACCATTGCCATGCTGGGAGCCATCGAATCTTTGCTGTCGGCCATGGTGGCCGACAGTGCCACCGGTGGCCGTCACCGTTCGAACACCGAACTCATCGGACAAGGCATTGCCAATGTGATTACCCCGCTTTTTGGCGGTATTCCGGCCACCGGAGCCATTGCCCGCACCATGACCAACATCCGCAATGGTGGCAAAACACCTGTGGCAGGCATCGTGCATGCACTCACCCTCCTGATGATCATGCTGTTTTTCGGCAAGTGGGCCAGACTGGTGCCCATGAGCACCCTGGCAGGCATTCTGGTTGTGGTGGCCTACAACATGAGCGAATGGCGTTCGTTCAAAGCGCTGCTTGGCAACCATAAATTCGATGTGGCCGTGCTTCTGGTCACTTTTCTGCTCACGGTACTCATCGACCTCACCGTGGCCATCCAGTTTGGCTTGCTGCTTGCTGTACTGTTGTTCCTGCGTCGGATTATCGAAACCACAGGGGTGGAAGTCATCGAACGCGAGATTCTTGAAGAAGGTGCCGAGCCTGGTGAAGAAGCGCCCCGACTGGCAGTGCCGGAGGGTGTGGATGTGTTCGAGGTCAACGGGCCGTTTTTCTTTGGGGTGGCCAGCCGGTTCGAAGAAGCCGAGCGCAACCTCACCCGTACCCCTAAGGTGCGCATTGTCCGCCTTTGGAGGGTGCCTTTCATGGACGCTACGGGGGTGAACAACCTGCGCAACTTTGTCCGGATGAACCAGCGCAAGAATGTGGTTGTAGTGCTTAGCGGTGCCAATACAAAAGTGATGGAAGCACTGGAAAAAGGCGGAATTATCAACCTCGTAGGCGCGGATAATGTGTGCCCCGACATTCAGGCTGCCCTCGAACGGGCAAGGCAGATTGTGCAGGGGAGCTGA
- a CDS encoding S41 family peptidase has translation MKKNFFIYLPLLFSLVMAAGIYIGFSISSGRNQGEMPTIQLGGSRSGKLDLILNYIERDYVDTVNRRQLENTAITGMLEKLDPHSSYISPEMFHEMNDPLLGSFEGIGVSFRIEKDTIMVINPVKGGPSERVGIMAGDRIVMIDDSLVAGVGITNHDAMRKLKGPKGTQVKVSVSRRGVKGLKDFVITRDVIPTYSLDIAYMIDNETGFVRLNKFAATTYKEFIEGVRKLRRQGMQRLIVDLRGNAGGYLKAATDLADEFLPEGKLIVYTEGKNRPRSYTFATRTGMLEEMPVIVLIDEGSASASEIVAGALQDNDRGTIVGRRSFGKGLVQEQMTLRDGSAVRLTVARYYTPTGRSIQRPYDGDFSKYHHEPIDRFLNGEVSNPDSLHFADTVKFVTPGGKIVYGGGGILPDIYVPLKPDSSLAFFTRLANSGLIFQYAFEYADANRQTLRQYKDVSDFIARFRVTDAMLQALYRQAAERGITALPAEQNSSARHTRILLKAYIGRNLYDDEGFYPIYQEIDEVLQKALEILRKPNA, from the coding sequence ATGAAAAAGAATTTTTTCATATACCTGCCGCTACTCTTTTCGCTGGTCATGGCAGCAGGCATCTATATCGGTTTCAGCATTTCTTCCGGACGCAATCAGGGCGAGATGCCAACCATCCAGCTTGGCGGGTCCAGATCGGGCAAACTTGACCTGATACTCAACTATATCGAACGTGATTATGTGGATACCGTCAACCGGCGGCAACTTGAAAATACAGCCATCACAGGCATGCTCGAGAAGCTCGATCCCCACAGTTCGTACATCAGTCCCGAAATGTTTCACGAGATGAACGACCCATTGCTGGGCAGTTTTGAAGGCATCGGGGTATCGTTTCGCATCGAAAAAGACACCATCATGGTGATCAACCCTGTGAAAGGCGGACCATCGGAGCGGGTGGGCATCATGGCCGGCGATCGCATTGTGATGATCGACGACTCGCTGGTGGCCGGCGTTGGCATCACCAACCACGATGCCATGCGCAAGCTCAAAGGACCTAAAGGAACTCAGGTTAAGGTGAGTGTAAGCCGCAGGGGTGTTAAGGGGCTCAAAGATTTTGTCATCACCCGCGACGTCATCCCTACCTACAGCCTCGACATTGCCTACATGATTGACAATGAAACAGGTTTCGTGCGGCTCAACAAGTTTGCAGCCACCACCTACAAGGAATTTATCGAAGGCGTGCGCAAGCTCCGCCGCCAGGGAATGCAGCGCCTGATCGTGGACCTGAGGGGCAATGCCGGCGGATACCTGAAAGCTGCCACCGACCTGGCAGATGAGTTTTTGCCCGAAGGCAAACTCATCGTTTATACCGAAGGCAAAAACCGGCCCCGTTCGTACACCTTTGCCACACGCACCGGCATGCTCGAAGAGATGCCCGTGATTGTGCTGATCGACGAAGGCTCGGCCAGTGCCAGCGAAATTGTGGCTGGCGCCCTGCAGGACAACGACCGCGGCACCATTGTGGGCCGCAGATCGTTTGGCAAAGGACTGGTACAAGAACAGATGACCCTCCGCGACGGTTCGGCAGTGCGGCTCACCGTAGCACGCTACTACACCCCCACCGGCCGCAGCATCCAACGCCCCTACGATGGCGATTTCTCAAAATATCACCACGAACCCATCGACCGTTTTCTTAACGGTGAGGTAAGCAATCCCGACAGCCTCCACTTTGCCGATACCGTAAAGTTTGTCACTCCGGGGGGTAAGATTGTTTACGGCGGGGGCGGTATCCTGCCCGATATCTATGTGCCCCTGAAGCCCGACAGCAGCCTGGCATTTTTCACCAGACTGGCCAACAGCGGGTTGATTTTTCAATATGCCTTCGAGTATGCCGACGCCAACCGCCAGACCCTGCGCCAGTACAAAGACGTAAGCGACTTTATTGCACGCTTCCGCGTGACCGACGCCATGCTGCAAGCGCTTTACAGGCAGGCAGCCGAACGCGGTATCACAGCCCTTCCGGCCGAGCAAAACAGCAGCGCCAGGCATACGCGAATTCTGTTGAAAGCATACATCGGACGCAACCTTTACGACGACGAAGGGTTTTATCCCATCTATCAGGAAATTGACGAAGTGCTCCAAAAGGCGCTCGAAATCCTGCGCAAACCCAATGCCTAG
- a CDS encoding Na+/H+ antiporter NhaC family protein, giving the protein MNRYLLILLWCLMVFSAQAQQRLGSSCLKVELPVVVMRQLEQQISLQIVSDSAFGRFEHQMVPILVNGKPYEVVFERNKAVLAYDFPRNETLRIEAGEFVWQKDVTPIPLWMSVLPPLVAILLALLLREVFFALFTGILTGTFIMAFYQGNGFFPALGKGFLSVIDTYIMASLLDRGHMSIIVFSMVIGGMVHLISKNGGMQGVVNRLSGLARNARLGQFTTWLLGVVIFFDDYANTLVVGNTMRPVADRLGISRAKLAYLVDSTAAPVAAIAFVTTWIGAELSYIQAGIDAIGLQMSAYSVFFNSLAYSFYPFLTLAFLLMIIFQGREYGPMLAAERAARLKLPTAQETVQDLEKFHSPRALNAILPVAVIIFGTLGGLLYTGWSAEEWARTDLSTFEKLSDIIGRGDSYTALLWSSISSLFTALLLTLIQRLMSLRTAVEHIVDGFRIMLTAILILTLAWSVALVAEHLHTADFIAHTLMRISFSPYLIPAFTFVMAALVAFSTGTSWGTMAILYPLILPASWMLTEAHPEIDTAHGLTIFYSVVSAVLAGSILGDHVSPISDTTILSSISSGCNHIEHVRTQMPYALTVGVVSLLVGTIPAAYGFVSPWWLMGMAAILLFFIIRLLGRKLPKVQSEHQ; this is encoded by the coding sequence TTGAACCGATACCTGCTCATACTGCTTTGGTGCCTGATGGTGTTTTCTGCGCAGGCCCAACAGCGCCTTGGCAGCAGTTGCCTGAAAGTGGAGTTGCCGGTGGTTGTGATGCGACAGCTTGAGCAGCAGATCAGCCTTCAGATAGTTTCCGATAGTGCTTTTGGCCGCTTCGAACATCAGATGGTTCCCATCCTGGTCAATGGTAAACCGTACGAAGTGGTTTTCGAGCGCAATAAGGCTGTGCTTGCCTACGATTTTCCGCGCAACGAAACGCTGCGTATCGAGGCCGGTGAGTTTGTCTGGCAAAAGGATGTGACTCCCATTCCCTTGTGGATGTCGGTATTGCCTCCGCTGGTTGCCATTTTGTTGGCGCTATTGCTGCGCGAGGTGTTTTTTGCTTTGTTCACCGGCATACTTACCGGCACATTCATCATGGCCTTTTACCAGGGTAACGGATTTTTTCCGGCCCTTGGCAAAGGTTTTCTGTCCGTCATAGATACCTATATCATGGCTTCGCTGCTCGATCGCGGGCATATGTCCATCATTGTCTTTTCGATGGTCATCGGCGGAATGGTACATCTGATCTCAAAAAACGGGGGCATGCAGGGTGTGGTCAACCGCCTGTCGGGGCTGGCCCGCAACGCCCGGTTGGGACAGTTTACCACCTGGCTGCTGGGTGTGGTTATTTTTTTCGACGACTATGCCAACACCCTTGTGGTGGGCAATACCATGCGGCCGGTTGCCGACAGGCTGGGTATTTCGCGCGCCAAACTGGCCTATCTGGTCGATTCTACGGCTGCGCCCGTGGCTGCCATTGCCTTTGTTACCACCTGGATTGGCGCTGAACTGAGCTATATTCAGGCCGGTATCGATGCCATCGGCCTGCAGATGTCGGCCTATAGTGTATTCTTTAACTCGCTGGCATACAGCTTCTATCCTTTCCTTACGCTGGCTTTCCTGCTGATGATCATCTTTCAGGGCAGGGAATATGGCCCCATGCTGGCTGCAGAACGGGCTGCCCGATTAAAGCTGCCGACAGCGCAGGAGACCGTGCAAGACCTTGAAAAATTTCACAGCCCCCGCGCCCTTAATGCCATTCTTCCGGTTGCTGTCATTATCTTTGGTACGCTGGGAGGGTTGTTATACACAGGATGGAGCGCCGAAGAGTGGGCACGAACCGATCTGAGCACTTTCGAAAAGTTGTCCGATATCATTGGCCGTGGCGATTCCTATACCGCACTGTTGTGGTCGTCGATTTCTTCGCTGTTCACAGCCTTGCTGCTCACCCTGATTCAGCGCCTGATGAGCCTCAGGACAGCAGTGGAGCATATTGTGGACGGCTTTCGCATTATGCTCACGGCCATATTAATACTAACCTTGGCCTGGTCGGTGGCATTGGTGGCCGAGCATTTGCACACGGCCGACTTCATTGCCCACACCCTGATGCGGATATCGTTTTCGCCCTATCTTATTCCGGCATTTACATTTGTTATGGCGGCGCTGGTGGCTTTCAGCACAGGCACTTCATGGGGCACCATGGCCATACTCTATCCGCTTATTCTTCCGGCCAGCTGGATGCTCACCGAAGCGCATCCCGAGATTGACACTGCACACGGCCTCACCATTTTCTATAGCGTGGTTTCGGCGGTTCTGGCCGGATCCATCCTGGGCGACCATGTTTCGCCCATTTCCGACACCACCATCCTCAGCTCTATATCAAGCGGTTGCAACCACATCGAGCATGTGCGTACGCAGATGCCCTATGCGCTCACTGTTGGCGTGGTTTCGCTGCTTGTTGGCACCATTCCTGCGGCTTATGGCTTTGTGTCGCCCTGGTGGCTTATGGGTATGGCAGCCATCCTGTTGTTTTTTATCATCCGGCTGCTGGGCAGGAAGCTGCCGAAAGTTCAAAGTGAGCACCAATGA
- a CDS encoding C40 family peptidase, with protein MEFKISVLSLIFSVLLINISLKATGQHVSLMPDTLQVLRYLEEAVKPIPPVRNDVVYLPNGLPLDSLISYSHSYLGTPYRYGGRTERGFDCSGFVRHVYGKFGLELPPSSRSQAQVGEPVPLEAVRKGDLIFFKGRNPRNKTIGHVGIVVDVDPESRDILFIHSATHGGLRLDWLNKEEYYRKRFVSTRRPFSLPDQP; from the coding sequence ATGGAGTTCAAGATTTCGGTTTTATCGCTGATTTTTTCAGTATTGCTGATCAACATCAGCCTGAAGGCTACAGGGCAGCATGTTTCGCTTATGCCCGACACCCTTCAGGTGCTGCGATATCTCGAAGAGGCAGTAAAACCTATCCCTCCTGTACGCAACGATGTGGTATATCTGCCCAATGGCCTTCCGCTCGACAGCCTGATCAGCTATTCGCATTCCTACCTTGGGACGCCATACCGTTATGGTGGCCGTACCGAAAGGGGATTCGACTGCTCCGGCTTTGTGCGTCATGTGTATGGAAAGTTTGGCCTGGAACTGCCTCCCTCGAGCCGCTCCCAGGCCCAGGTGGGCGAGCCGGTGCCACTGGAAGCTGTGCGCAAGGGCGACCTGATATTTTTCAAAGGACGCAACCCGCGCAACAAAACCATCGGCCACGTGGGCATTGTGGTTGATGTGGACCCGGAATCGAGAGACATCCTGTTTATTCACAGCGCCACCCATGGGGGCCTTCGCCTCGACTGGCTCAACAAGGAAGAATACTACCGCAAACGTTTTGTGAGCACACGCCGGCCCTTTTCCCTGCCTGACCAGCCCTGA